From a single Sorghum bicolor cultivar BTx623 chromosome 5, Sorghum_bicolor_NCBIv3, whole genome shotgun sequence genomic region:
- the LOC8057171 gene encoding probable carboxylesterase 18 translates to MAEAPTTPPRKPKPPMSRLMRLSLKFVDRLTDATRRADGTLNRCALSLLDPRVPAISSPCRGVASRDVVLDGARRLRARLFHPATTTAKSTSPFPVIVFFHGGGFAYLSAASAAYDAACRRMARYASAAVLSVDYRRAPEHRFPAPYDDGVAALRFLDDPKNHPSTTTTIPLDVSRCFVAGDSAGGNIAHHVARRYACDAATFRNVRVAGLIAIQPFFGGEERTPSELRLDGAAPIVSIDRTDWMWRAFLPPGCDRTHEAANFASPAAAAGLDSPAFPPVLLAIGGFDPLQDWQRRYGEMLKSMGKDVRVAEYPDAIHAFYVFPGFDDARDFMIRVAEFVAECAGGGSSD, encoded by the coding sequence ATGGCGGAGGCTCCCACGACGCCGCCGCGGAAGCCGAAGCCGCCGATGTCGCGCCTCATGCGGCTCTCCCTCAAGTTCGTGGACCGCTTGACCGACGCCACCCGCCGGGCAGACGGCACGCTGAACCGCTGCGCGCTGTCGCTGCTGGACCCGCGTGTCCCGGCCATCTCCTCCCCTTGCCGCGGCGTCGCCTCCCGGGACGTCGTCCTGGACGGCGcccgccgcctccgcgcgcgcctCTTCCACCCGGCCACTACGACGGCCAAGTCCACGTCCCCCTTCCCCGTGATCGTCTTCTTCCACGGCGGCGGGTTCGCGTACCTCTCCGCGGCGTCCGCGGCCTACGACGCCGCGTGCCGCCGCATGGCGCGGTACGCCTCCGCGGCCGTGCTCTCCGTCGACTACCGCCGTGCCCCGGAGCACCGGTTCCCGGCGCCCTACGACGACGGGGTCGCGGCGCTGCGCTTCCTCGACGACCCCAAGAACCAcccttccaccaccaccactatcCCGCTCGACGTCTCCCGCTGCTTCGTCGCGGGCGACAGCGCCGGCGGCAACATCGCGCACCACGTGGCCCGCCGCTACGCGTGCGACGCCGCCACGTTCAGGAACGTCCGCGTCGCCGGCCTGATCGCCATCCAGCCCTTCTTCGGCGGCGAGGAGAGGACGCCCTCGGAGCTCCGCCTGGACGGCGCCGCGCCCATCGTGTCCATCGACCGCACCGACTGGATGTGGCGCGCGTTCCTGCCACCAGGCTGCGACCGCACCCACGAGGCCGCAAACTTCGCGtccccggccgccgccgcgggcctCGACTCGCCGGCGTTCCCGCCCGTGCTGCTCGCCATCGGCGGCTTCGACCCGCTGCAGGACTGGCAGCGCCGGTACGGCGAGATGCTCAAGAGTATGGGCAAGGACGTGCGGGTGGCTGAGTACCCCGACGCCATCCACGCCTTCTACGTCTTCCCCGGGTTCGACGACGCGCGAGACTTCATGATACGCGTCGCCGAGTTCGTCGCCGAATGCGCCGGTGGCGGAAGTAGCGACTAG